The Candidatus Nitrosocosmicus franklandus genome contains a region encoding:
- a CDS encoding response regulator, giving the protein MTIRKILIIDDESDIAFVFKIILEEKGFVANVYNDPFIALSGYKPCYYALVMIDLRLPGMTGFELYNQLRKIDNITKICFLTSSEQFHKQYRSNEFQDFDPNLFIQKPVEITVLIDKITKIIEM; this is encoded by the coding sequence ATGACTATAAGAAAAATACTAATAATTGATGACGAATCCGACATCGCTTTTGTATTTAAGATAATTCTTGAGGAAAAAGGTTTTGTTGCAAACGTCTATAACGATCCATTTATTGCGCTTTCAGGATATAAACCATGTTATTATGCTTTAGTAATGATTGATCTAAGGTTGCCTGGAATGACTGGTTTTGAGTTATATAATCAACTCAGGAAGATTGACAACATAACCAAGATATGCTTTTTGACTTCTAGTGAGCAGTTTCACAAGCAATATCGTAGCAATGAATTTCAAGATTTTGACCCAAACCTTTTCATTCAAAAACCAGTCGAGATTACAGTGTTGATAGATAAGATAACCAAAATTATTGAAATGTGA
- a CDS encoding alpha/beta fold hydrolase gives MYSNSKIRKNHLLIIVVLSSLLLSSTLLINDGRHGVTNFAYGQTSTTQQINSSHTNSNLVNLQDIPLKKVRVGDIDIAYKMFGKGDPIVLFNGASDGLGAWDPALLTVISTNHSVIAFDQRGIGNSTVGSQPYTHQQLANDTAGLLNALNISKTDVAGLSLGSYLAQQFTIMHPDKVNSLTLVGSSCGGKDHTPKPAEFIRLQSEIVNKSLNNIPLSTDELRELIAASLGPGWVKLHPESVDLPANITSLQQLKPGLPPEIADSQNKVGKYWEDNPQWSSTCDELAKLGKATLVITGTDDIKYQPYVNSLKIAEKIPGAWLVQMKNAGHAVMDQYPEEVGSILNTFLSTIK, from the coding sequence ATGTATAGCAATAGTAAGATAAGAAAAAATCATCTTTTAATCATAGTAGTTCTATCGAGTTTGCTTTTATCAAGTACTTTATTAATTAACGATGGTCGTCATGGTGTTACCAACTTTGCGTATGGTCAAACAAGTACTACTCAGCAGATAAATTCTTCCCATACTAATTCAAACTTGGTTAATTTACAAGATATTCCATTAAAAAAGGTCCGTGTTGGAGACATTGACATCGCATACAAGATGTTTGGCAAAGGTGATCCTATAGTACTTTTCAATGGAGCCTCTGATGGTCTTGGTGCGTGGGATCCAGCACTTTTGACAGTCATTTCTACAAATCATTCTGTGATTGCATTTGATCAACGCGGAATTGGAAATTCGACGGTTGGCTCCCAACCCTATACCCATCAACAACTTGCAAATGACACTGCAGGTTTGTTGAACGCGCTAAATATTTCAAAAACAGATGTTGCAGGATTATCTCTTGGATCATATTTGGCTCAACAATTTACAATTATGCATCCAGACAAGGTCAACAGTTTAACCCTTGTTGGCTCTTCTTGCGGCGGAAAAGATCATACACCCAAACCAGCCGAATTTATAAGATTACAATCAGAAATTGTAAATAAATCTCTAAATAACATTCCACTTTCGACTGATGAATTAAGAGAGCTTATTGCTGCTTCATTAGGTCCAGGCTGGGTCAAACTACATCCAGAATCAGTAGACCTTCCAGCAAACATTACTTCACTACAGCAATTGAAACCAGGTTTGCCTCCTGAAATAGCTGATAGTCAAAACAAGGTAGGAAAGTATTGGGAAGACAATCCACAATGGAGTAGTACTTGTGATGAACTTGCCAAGTTGGGCAAGGCCACTTTGGTTATAACCGGAACCGATGATATAAAATATCAACCTTATGTCAATTCTTTAAAAATTGCAGAAAAGATACCAGGCGCTTGGCTTGTACAGATGAAGAATGCGGGTCATGCAGTAATGGACCAATATCCCGAAGAGGTAGGCAGTATCTTAAACACTTTTCTTTCGACCATAAAATGA
- a CDS encoding class I SAM-dependent methyltransferase: MNQEKIDKLSERIINDTNSAMNCLTLYIGHKLDLFNIIRETGPIDSEELSKKTHYSERYLREWLECMTVNGYIEHDPSTNKFSLSDEYAVVLCDRDNVAYTILFVYWIPSLSLALDKLLEAFKTGNGVPYSMYGPDMLYAQGEGNRPMFVNDVAKWISTMPDIAEKLRSKGGRVLDVGCGDGWASISLAKSFPLTKVDAVDADSQSIENAKKNVRNEGLENRISLHHSLMEKSEFKEKYDLVMTFESIHDMPYPVEALRKMRKIVSSDGAVLIGDVSMKDTLEEKNDFAGKLYYNFSVLLCLPQSMNHTNSVSTGAAMTSSTFKKYAIESGFSKIEVLPINHFLWTFYRLTL, from the coding sequence GTGAATCAAGAAAAGATTGACAAGCTTTCTGAACGCATTATTAATGATACAAATTCTGCAATGAATTGTCTAACTCTATATATTGGTCACAAGCTTGACCTTTTCAATATAATTAGGGAAACTGGTCCCATAGATTCTGAGGAACTATCTAAAAAGACTCACTATTCCGAACGATATCTACGAGAATGGTTAGAGTGTATGACAGTTAATGGCTATATAGAACACGATCCATCAACTAATAAATTCTCTTTATCTGATGAATATGCCGTAGTATTATGTGACCGTGACAATGTTGCATATACGATTCTTTTTGTTTATTGGATTCCAAGTTTATCATTGGCTTTGGACAAATTATTGGAAGCTTTCAAGACAGGTAATGGTGTTCCTTACTCTATGTATGGACCCGATATGTTGTATGCACAAGGTGAAGGAAATAGGCCCATGTTTGTAAACGATGTAGCAAAGTGGATTTCAACTATGCCGGATATAGCTGAAAAATTAAGATCAAAAGGTGGGCGTGTTCTTGATGTAGGTTGTGGAGATGGCTGGGCCAGTATTTCATTAGCTAAATCATTTCCTCTGACTAAAGTAGATGCTGTGGATGCAGATTCCCAATCTATAGAAAACGCTAAAAAAAATGTTCGTAACGAGGGCTTGGAAAATAGAATATCACTACATCATTCACTAATGGAGAAATCAGAATTTAAAGAAAAATATGATTTAGTGATGACTTTTGAATCAATACATGATATGCCATATCCAGTTGAAGCATTGCGAAAAATGAGAAAGATTGTTTCTTCCGATGGAGCAGTCTTGATAGGCGATGTTAGCATGAAAGATACACTAGAAGAAAAAAACGATTTTGCAGGGAAACTATATTATAATTTTAGTGTGTTGCTTTGTCTTCCACAATCGATGAATCATACAAATTCTGTATCGACGGGAGCTGCAATGACTAGTTCGACATTTAAGAAATATGCAATTGAATCTGGTTTTTCAAAAATTGAAGTTTTACCGATCAATCATTTTCTATGGACATTCTATCGTCTTACACTTTAA
- a CDS encoding patatin-like phospholipase family protein, whose amino-acid sequence MVSTKNKQGKIFSIPTKQRALILQGGGALGYYEIGVLQSLCDHLFKRLSTQEVRSELHEPQRGSVTENDVYTDGNNKKYYEEQYFDIVAGVSIGAINAVFLVDYVLKNNGNWIDCANKLKSFWNNFEANTIADGPMFQIMWNNYRMFNPLIASTESARRYWSFYQLTCNPYPMGSSPNLCYSVYQYDDRFLSPLNAFYLYNYKPLKQLMSSSINYPIKTDVEKNQPRLLLLSVDVMDCSSPVLFDSYRSYKRSCDVCGKDLKQNRLLANHIREHLCEIARKKDVDNEILEKSVSGNSITDEQESNSVWMTIYGDEERDDQKHVVVHNGIDNDILMTSCLFPYSSNHTKLYDLCSKGIRTFWDGAFLSNTPLREVIQKHKDFWSDYFTANDIEYDKFGEHEKEIYENHKNGKIPTSPKIPDLEIFIVNLYPAVETIDSGLPRGKDKIEDRINDIRFHDRSKYDEKVAHLITDYIDLTRELIKLATEKGKVSKEEIENLLKTTGESTKRDVKQKRTWTQLVEDKFRVKVYRIDREDDKDTIFGKASDFTPTTLAKLYDDGLKDADKWFKEYYEEWEINV is encoded by the coding sequence ATGGTATCGACTAAGAACAAACAAGGAAAAATATTTTCGATCCCTACAAAACAAAGGGCGTTGATTTTACAGGGAGGGGGTGCCTTGGGTTATTATGAAATTGGAGTATTGCAATCATTGTGTGATCATTTGTTCAAAAGGCTGTCCACGCAGGAAGTTCGATCTGAATTACACGAACCACAAAGAGGTTCTGTTACTGAAAACGATGTGTATACGGATGGTAACAATAAAAAATATTATGAAGAACAATATTTTGATATTGTCGCGGGTGTCTCAATTGGTGCGATTAACGCAGTCTTTCTGGTTGACTACGTTCTAAAGAATAATGGCAATTGGATAGATTGTGCGAATAAACTAAAGTCTTTTTGGAATAATTTCGAGGCAAACACCATCGCTGATGGTCCAATGTTTCAGATTATGTGGAACAATTATAGGATGTTTAATCCACTAATCGCATCAACAGAATCAGCAAGACGGTATTGGTCATTTTATCAATTGACCTGTAATCCATATCCAATGGGAAGTTCTCCAAATCTCTGCTACTCTGTTTATCAATATGATGATAGATTTCTCAGTCCACTCAATGCCTTCTATTTGTATAATTATAAACCGCTAAAACAATTAATGTCAAGTTCAATTAACTATCCAATAAAGACTGATGTCGAGAAAAATCAACCAAGGCTTCTTCTGCTCTCAGTTGATGTAATGGATTGTTCTTCCCCAGTACTCTTCGATAGTTATCGAAGCTATAAACGCAGTTGCGATGTTTGCGGTAAAGACTTGAAACAAAATCGATTGTTGGCAAACCATATTAGAGAACACCTGTGCGAAATAGCCCGAAAGAAAGACGTAGATAATGAGATTTTAGAAAAAAGTGTTTCTGGAAATAGCATTACGGATGAGCAGGAAAGTAACAGTGTTTGGATGACAATATATGGCGATGAGGAGCGGGATGATCAAAAACATGTTGTTGTTCATAATGGAATCGACAACGATATTTTAATGACTAGTTGTCTCTTTCCTTATTCAAGCAATCATACTAAACTTTATGATTTGTGTTCAAAAGGGATTCGCACTTTTTGGGATGGTGCATTCTTAAGCAATACTCCATTAAGAGAAGTAATTCAAAAGCATAAGGATTTTTGGAGTGATTATTTTACGGCCAATGATATTGAATATGATAAATTTGGTGAACATGAAAAAGAGATATACGAAAACCACAAAAATGGAAAAATTCCGACAAGCCCTAAAATACCGGATCTCGAGATATTCATAGTTAATCTCTATCCTGCAGTCGAGACTATTGATTCGGGGCTACCAAGAGGTAAAGACAAAATTGAGGATAGGATAAACGACATTCGGTTCCATGATCGTTCAAAATATGATGAGAAAGTTGCCCACTTGATTACAGATTATATAGATTTGACTAGAGAATTGATAAAATTAGCCACGGAGAAAGGAAAAGTGAGTAAAGAGGAAATTGAAAATCTTTTAAAGACAACTGGCGAATCTACAAAACGTGATGTTAAACAGAAGAGAACTTGGACTCAACTAGTTGAGGATAAATTTAGAGTGAAAGTGTACCGAATAGATAGAGAAGACGATAAAGATACTATATTTGGTAAGGCTAGTGACTTTACACCTACGACTCTTGCCAAACTATATGACGACGGTCTTAAGGATGCTGATAAATGGTTTAAAGAGTATTATGAAGAATGGGAGATAAACGTATAG
- a CDS encoding CHRD domain-containing protein, producing the protein MKTSNYMMTFMLLSITAAIAGVLVTTISSISTAYANHEFAANLTGLEEVPPVDTQATGHAILVPISPSNQTIQYFVNVTGIQGATQGHIHSGAQGKNGAIIVTLFKFDFPQNTVFEKGNITANNLEGPLQGKTIPDLIAAMKNGSTYVNVHTEQNPEGEVRGQLVDIP; encoded by the coding sequence ATGAAAACTAGTAATTATATGATGACCTTCATGTTATTGTCTATTACAGCAGCAATTGCGGGGGTGCTCGTGACTACCATCTCAAGTATATCTACCGCATATGCAAATCATGAATTCGCAGCGAATCTAACAGGCCTAGAAGAAGTTCCTCCTGTTGACACGCAAGCAACTGGACATGCTATTTTAGTTCCAATATCGCCTTCTAATCAAACCATTCAGTATTTTGTCAATGTAACGGGGATACAAGGTGCAACACAAGGTCATATACATAGTGGAGCTCAAGGAAAAAATGGCGCAATTATTGTAACTTTGTTCAAGTTCGATTTTCCTCAAAATACTGTTTTTGAAAAAGGAAACATTACTGCTAATAATCTTGAAGGTCCTCTTCAAGGAAAAACAATACCTGACCTTATAGCAGCAATGAAGAATGGTAGTACTTATGTCAACGTTCATACCGAGCAAAATCCTGAAGGTGAAGTAAGAGGACAGTTGGTGGACATACCATAG
- a CDS encoding cupin domain-containing protein, which translates to MESSNNSIIAITDLEGDSVSIGGDTYRIIIGGEQTGGAYSLVDMLIPPNGGPPPHSHPKFQEAFYVIDGEIEVITKDGTYTASKGSHVNIPFNGPVHKFINKTKKVTHMLCLITPAGMEKMFREIGKPVPANTFLPPSQMTFEEQKRVQSIAERYGQKLYPPNYLD; encoded by the coding sequence ATGGAAAGCTCAAATAATTCCATTATTGCCATAACCGATCTGGAAGGAGACAGCGTATCAATAGGAGGAGATACTTATAGAATTATAATCGGAGGTGAGCAAACAGGCGGTGCTTATTCTCTTGTAGATATGTTGATTCCGCCAAATGGTGGTCCACCACCTCATTCTCATCCCAAATTCCAAGAGGCATTTTATGTAATAGATGGAGAGATTGAAGTGATTACGAAGGATGGAACGTATACTGCTTCAAAGGGTTCACATGTAAATATTCCTTTTAATGGACCAGTGCATAAATTTATTAACAAAACAAAAAAGGTAACCCACATGTTATGCCTTATTACACCAGCTGGTATGGAAAAAATGTTTAGAGAAATAGGAAAACCAGTTCCTGCAAACACATTCTTACCTCCTTCACAAATGACTTTCGAAGAACAAAAACGGGTTCAGAGTATTGCAGAAAGGTATGGTCAGAAATTATATCCTCCAAATTATTTGGATTAA
- a CDS encoding universal stress protein, which produces MYPDPTESISEFVLPSFRKILVTHDGKDKSNKAINHAIYLSKLSGAEIVILQIIDDAQKLEGTAVNVFSNHESSSSQSSSTKISQPSSSESKGRHYIKKIEGNLINSMEEKIKMIEQTGCKSKVSYKFKTGNIVDEIVNEVNEMNCDLVILTSSHLNSWIESLFSNTRKIIGKVQTSVLIPQ; this is translated from the coding sequence ATGTATCCAGACCCAACAGAATCTATTTCTGAGTTTGTTCTTCCATCGTTTAGAAAAATTCTTGTAACACATGATGGAAAAGACAAATCTAACAAGGCAATTAACCATGCTATTTATTTATCAAAATTGTCTGGTGCAGAGATAGTAATTTTACAAATAATTGATGATGCACAAAAATTAGAGGGCACTGCTGTAAATGTCTTCAGCAATCATGAGTCATCCTCATCTCAATCATCCTCTACAAAAATATCTCAACCCTCATCATCCGAGAGTAAAGGACGACATTATATAAAGAAAATTGAAGGTAATTTAATAAATTCGATGGAAGAAAAAATTAAAATGATTGAGCAAACAGGATGTAAGAGTAAAGTTTCGTACAAATTTAAAACTGGTAACATTGTGGATGAAATAGTAAATGAAGTTAACGAAATGAATTGCGATCTGGTTATTTTAACGTCCTCTCATTTAAATTCTTGGATAGAGTCTTTGTTTAGTAACACAAGAAAGATTATTGGCAAAGTACAAACAAGTGTTTTGATACCTCAATAA
- a CDS encoding DUF2283 domain-containing protein, producing the protein MVSYYNDDVDAGYVKFTDNEIVKTEPISKNIYVDLDKSDKPVGVQILGMKNDVKHNVMSRQIENSLSDLDSDRFREFAIDEYITELKNKFGKF; encoded by the coding sequence ATGGTTTCTTATTATAATGATGATGTTGACGCTGGATATGTCAAATTTACTGATAATGAAATAGTAAAAACAGAACCCATAAGCAAAAATATCTATGTTGATTTGGACAAAAGTGACAAACCGGTGGGAGTCCAGATATTAGGTATGAAAAATGATGTCAAACATAACGTTATGAGTAGACAGATAGAAAATAGTTTATCTGATCTGGATTCTGATAGATTCAGGGAATTTGCCATTGACGAATATATAACGGAATTAAAGAATAAATTTGGAAAGTTCTAG
- a CDS encoding sensor histidine kinase, which produces MEENEQKKRIGLSIKDQLEIKTCELIARTEDLREANESVRLANIEVKKKVEDLKKAKKDLTETERDLIVANDKLTEANHQLSIMNNQVIEVTKDLVAVNEEIKKLALKQKEFIDITAHELRTPTQVIIGYSDMILSEPKVNLEHVKVIVRNANRIQKLISNILDMVKIDDLSLKLYKEQFSLPSLISTVVLDFRNQIRFNNRNLELIYDDNNSASNFTERNSNNKDVIIEADKERIAQVLINIIDNAIKNTKNGGKIAITVNSNSSINVTNTEAINPNSRKEIIVKVKDSGKGLDPRLFSKVFLKFFIGSELGGTGLGLYICKAIIEAHDGKIWVENNKDEKGVTFAFSLPSNTSQY; this is translated from the coding sequence GTGGAGGAAAATGAGCAAAAGAAGAGAATCGGCTTATCTATAAAAGACCAGCTTGAAATAAAAACATGCGAATTAATAGCCAGGACCGAAGATCTGAGAGAAGCGAATGAATCTGTTCGACTTGCAAATATCGAGGTCAAAAAAAAGGTAGAAGATCTGAAAAAAGCAAAAAAAGACCTAACAGAAACTGAACGGGATCTTATTGTAGCCAATGATAAACTTACTGAAGCCAACCATCAACTCTCCATTATGAACAATCAAGTAATAGAGGTTACCAAAGATCTTGTTGCGGTCAATGAAGAGATAAAGAAATTAGCATTAAAACAAAAAGAGTTTATAGACATTACAGCTCATGAGCTAAGAACCCCAACTCAAGTAATAATAGGATACAGTGATATGATACTATCTGAACCAAAGGTTAATTTAGAACATGTTAAAGTTATAGTCAGAAACGCAAATCGAATTCAAAAACTTATATCCAATATATTAGATATGGTAAAAATAGATGATCTCTCTCTTAAACTGTATAAAGAACAGTTTAGTTTACCTAGCTTAATATCTACAGTTGTTCTAGATTTCAGAAATCAGATTCGATTCAACAATCGAAATTTGGAATTAATTTATGATGATAATAATTCTGCATCTAATTTTACAGAAAGAAATAGTAACAATAAAGATGTTATCATAGAAGCAGATAAAGAAAGAATTGCTCAAGTACTCATCAACATCATTGATAATGCAATTAAAAATACAAAAAATGGTGGTAAGATAGCAATTACTGTTAATAGTAATAGTAGTATAAACGTAACTAACACAGAAGCTATAAATCCCAACTCTCGAAAAGAAATAATTGTCAAGGTAAAAGATTCTGGCAAGGGTTTGGATCCCAGATTATTTTCCAAAGTATTCTTAAAATTCTTTATTGGTTCTGAGCTTGGTGGCACAGGATTGGGTCTTTATATTTGCAAAGCCATTATCGAAGCACATGATGGTAAGATATGGGTTGAAAACAACAAAGATGAGAAAGGAGTAACCTTCGCATTTAGTCTACCATCAAATACGTCACAATATTAA
- a CDS encoding aminoacyl-tRNA hydrolase, giving the protein MSLEGDKVVMIFVVRSDIKMSKGQIAGKVADVTQYIIEECILRKYITYTTWKKFHGSRKIVLKVNSQREFYELHSKLLELSHEQSFPIKIVKDDQKIKIGDNTPIVLAFGPINRSKVEHIVAHLKLL; this is encoded by the coding sequence ATGAGTTTGGAAGGTGATAAAGTAGTGATGATTTTTGTAGTACGATCTGACATTAAAATGAGTAAAGGACAAATTGCAGGTAAGGTGGCAGATGTTACTCAATATATTATAGAGGAGTGCATACTAAGAAAATACATTACCTATACAACTTGGAAAAAATTCCATGGATCTCGGAAGATTGTCTTGAAAGTGAATTCGCAAAGAGAATTTTATGAATTACATTCAAAATTATTGGAGTTGTCTCATGAACAAAGTTTTCCCATTAAGATTGTAAAAGATGACCAAAAAATAAAGATCGGTGATAATACTCCAATAGTTTTAGCATTTGGACCGATAAATCGAAGCAAGGTTGAACACATTGTTGCTCATTTAAAGTTGTTATAA
- a CDS encoding DDE-type integrase/transposase/recombinase has protein sequence MDSKVQASKAKSTRRRVLEYIIDETMLKVGSEFVWLWVATEPENRQILALSISKERNMFVAERFISDLVKIHGIHPVSTDDGGTWYPMACRFLNLDHHIHSSLEKSLIERKMQYIKDRTESFDDYFPCRIKNYKLKHVRNWLRLFVDYHNNEIKHIK, from the coding sequence TTGGATTCAAAAGTACAAGCCTCAAAAGCTAAGTCAACTAGAAGAAGAGTTCTAGAGTATATAATAGATGAGACCATGTTGAAGGTGGGATCAGAGTTTGTCTGGCTCTGGGTTGCAACTGAACCCGAAAACAGGCAAATTCTCGCACTGTCTATCTCTAAAGAAAGAAACATGTTTGTAGCTGAAAGATTCATTTCAGATTTAGTCAAGATTCATGGAATTCATCCAGTTTCGACTGATGATGGAGGTACTTGGTATCCAATGGCCTGTAGATTCTTAAATCTCGATCATCACATTCATTCCTCTCTGGAGAAAAGTCTGATTGAAAGAAAGATGCAATACATAAAGGATAGAACCGAAAGTTTCGATGACTACTTTCCTTGTAGAATAAAGAATTACAAGTTAAAGCATGTACGGAATTGGCTGCGGCTCTTTGTAGACTATCATAACAATGAAATAAAACATATTAAGTGA
- a CDS encoding TetR/AcrR family transcriptional regulator, with amino-acid sequence MSETREQKISEILKNSLKILAKNGYENTTIATIANESKVSRGILHYYFSNKEDLVSKVLAYSSENIIQTTIRGIKGKTPEEMADNIINDSIQSFKEYPDFYAFLFEMWCASRRSDKIKDQLVICSTKVTASIKKVLDEAIQNKILRIDIKKTEEISKVLLALFNGIAFEILLDPSRDLENKKYWIQVRNMVLSILKS; translated from the coding sequence GTGAGTGAGACAAGAGAACAAAAGATCAGTGAAATATTAAAAAATTCTCTAAAAATCCTTGCTAAGAACGGATATGAGAACACGACTATAGCTACCATTGCAAATGAATCAAAAGTAAGCAGAGGCATATTGCATTATTATTTTTCGAATAAGGAGGATCTGGTAAGCAAAGTATTGGCTTATAGTTCTGAAAATATTATTCAAACCACTATTAGAGGTATTAAGGGAAAAACTCCAGAGGAAATGGCAGACAACATCATCAATGATAGTATACAAAGCTTTAAGGAATACCCTGACTTTTATGCATTTTTGTTTGAGATGTGGTGCGCTTCAAGAAGAAGCGATAAAATCAAAGACCAACTAGTTATATGCAGCACCAAAGTTACTGCATCAATAAAAAAAGTATTGGATGAAGCAATTCAAAATAAAATATTAAGGATAGACATAAAAAAGACAGAAGAAATATCAAAAGTTCTTTTGGCTCTATTTAATGGAATTGCTTTTGAAATACTACTGGATCCTTCTCGAGATTTAGAGAATAAAAAATATTGGATACAAGTTAGGAATATGGTATTGTCGATCCTAAAATCATGA
- a CDS encoding phytoene desaturase family protein encodes MTNQYVKLLRDESDDKTNEVAIVGGGLAGLTAAVYLAKNGKNVTIIEKSSDLGGRARTATKNGFYFNQGPHALYANGLGSKILEELNVKYNGNKVDYGKYFVINEGKLYESPTKLSQMLATKLLNGLGSKIEIMRFFVQLNKMNLDKLQRISFQKWLDKNFKISDSKDFVKMLGRISTYTYNAENLSAKLALNQIKTAVSGGVIYIDKGWQILVDQLVGIAKSTGVKFVYGKNVVSIQQKHDTYGTNRQPLWKIGLSDNTNLLYPDVTIATNPSHVYSLLKDNDSINPEFLNQLEKINRPSRVATLDIVLNSLPNPHVYEAYGMDVPVYLSLHSAFAKLSIDGNGVLFHAMKYLDSSVVTNPIKDKLELEDLLDRVQPGWRKLVVKQRFLPNMIASHTFIDQDSKGVMGDRPDMKVPGVDNLYIIGDWVGPEGMLADASFASAKSVALKILGKNRKRIEILNAR; translated from the coding sequence ATGACTAACCAATATGTTAAATTGCTAAGAGATGAATCCGATGATAAGACAAACGAGGTAGCAATAGTTGGTGGTGGATTAGCTGGTCTTACCGCCGCCGTATATCTGGCTAAAAACGGCAAGAATGTTACCATTATAGAAAAGTCTAGTGACTTGGGAGGAAGAGCTAGAACTGCCACAAAAAATGGATTCTATTTTAATCAGGGTCCACATGCTCTCTATGCAAATGGTTTAGGAAGCAAGATTTTAGAGGAACTAAACGTAAAATATAATGGCAATAAAGTTGACTACGGCAAATATTTTGTTATAAATGAAGGAAAACTGTATGAATCTCCTACAAAATTAAGCCAGATGCTTGCAACAAAACTGCTGAATGGTCTAGGAAGCAAGATTGAAATTATGAGGTTTTTTGTACAACTGAACAAAATGAATCTCGACAAACTCCAAAGGATCAGTTTTCAGAAATGGTTAGACAAGAATTTCAAAATTTCTGATTCTAAAGATTTTGTCAAGATGTTAGGCAGGATTTCCACATATACTTATAATGCAGAAAACCTAAGCGCCAAACTGGCGTTAAATCAAATAAAAACAGCCGTGTCTGGAGGCGTTATCTATATAGACAAAGGCTGGCAAATATTAGTAGATCAGCTTGTTGGGATAGCAAAAAGTACTGGTGTAAAGTTCGTGTACGGTAAGAATGTTGTTTCTATCCAGCAGAAGCATGACACTTATGGAACAAACAGACAACCACTATGGAAAATTGGATTGTCTGACAATACTAACCTTTTATATCCCGATGTCACTATTGCGACTAATCCTTCGCATGTGTATAGTCTACTGAAGGATAACGACTCAATTAACCCGGAGTTTCTTAATCAACTTGAAAAAATAAACAGACCTTCAAGGGTTGCAACTTTAGATATTGTATTGAACAGTCTCCCGAATCCCCATGTATATGAAGCATATGGAATGGACGTTCCTGTGTATCTATCATTGCACTCTGCTTTTGCTAAGTTATCTATTGACGGTAATGGAGTATTATTTCACGCAATGAAATATTTGGATTCTTCTGTTGTCACCAATCCAATAAAGGACAAACTGGAGCTAGAGGATTTACTAGATAGGGTGCAGCCAGGTTGGAGAAAATTGGTTGTAAAACAGCGCTTTCTTCCGAATATGATAGCTTCTCACACTTTTATCGATCAGGATAGTAAAGGAGTGATGGGAGACAGACCTGACATGAAGGTTCCTGGAGTCGATAATTTATACATTATCGGTGACTGGGTCGGGCCAGAAGGAATGTTGGCAGATGCAAGCTTTGCGAGTGCTAAATCAGTTGCATTAAAAATCCTGGGAAAAAATAGAAAAAGAATTGAAATTCTCAATGCGAGATAA